DNA from Halobacteriovoraceae bacterium:
ATAAAAATAGTGATCCAATAAATCAGTTAGAGCTTCAATTACTTGCAATTAATTCGGTATTGAATGAACCAAATGCAAATTTTGAAATGTATTTGGAAAAGCTAATGTTTTATTCTGGAAAAAGTTATTCTTCAGTGAGAAATAATGAAAAACAAGAAGGATATAAACTTGCAAAAATGCTTTTTAATAAATTGTTTACTCCTGTCTATGCAAATGACGAAGCAACAGGCAATTTATTGGGAGCTGGGACGATTGCGACAGGTGTTTTTACTGCTGGTTATTCGAACGCTATAGCTGCTATATTAGGTAAATTTCTAAAGCCGGTTTTTGAAAAAGTGGGTATTAGCTTCTTGGGAGATGGAAAAGCGATTATTACACCCCAAGCAAGAGCAGTGTTATTTGCAACTACTGCAGGTATCTCTTTTTTAATTGAAAACGAACACAACAAGATTGTAAAAGAGTACAAAAAAAGAATTAATGACTATGACACTTTGACTTCTGATCTCGATAAAATCAAGCAAGGTGCACCAAGCACCCAAACTGAAGATGATGGGACCGACCCTCGAATTAACCCAAATGAAGGAATTGATCTACCTGATACAACTATTGTCTCTGCAGTACCAGGATCAGTTTATACTAATCTTAATGTCACTCAAGATTGTTATACTGGAACTGGAAATAATATAAAAATTGACCCCAAATGTACTAACCCATATAAAAATACCTATACAACTCATGATGAGACAAAAGATATACTCGGTAAAGATGTCGCTGGAGTTGGAACGACTTGGGCAGAAATGCTTAACTCTGATACTACAAATCTCGCCGGAAATAGACCAACAACTCCAGAGGTTGATGTTGAAGCAGCTAAACAAAGTGCCGCAAAGCTTAAGAAATTAAGCGACAAAATGAAAGAAGATATTATTAAAGACAAACCTAATAGTGATGCTGCAAAATCTTTTGCCAATGAGAAAGCACAAGGAGTGAAGTTGTCTGAAGATTTTAGGAAAGCAGCTTTAAGTAGTATAGGCAAACTTTCCCCCAAAGATAGAGCTCAACTTGCTTCGGTATTGAAAAATGCATCTGGTATAACTGATAGCAAAATAGAAGATAAACTCGATAAAATATCTAAAGATGCGAAAGAAAAACTCGGCTATACTTCAGGAGGACTCAAACAAGGAGCTGGAAATGGAAAAATTTCATTCGGGAAAAATAAAAAATACGATTTCAACTCCATTAAATCCGCTTCAAAATCAACCACTCCAATCAATGATAAATTTAAAGATGAAAACGATTATGTCGTTAACGATATCAATGACGATAAATTAAAACCCATCTGGGAAATTGTCTCAGGCAGGTATTGGCGCTCTGTGATTCCGATTGTTTTAGAGAAAGAAGAATAAAAAACTAATATTTTCTAAACAGTTATGATTCCAAGAGTTTATGTCAAAAAAAGTAATGACTTGTTATGTTTCGGTGCACTGTTAAAGAGATTGTATTTGACACGACAGTATAGACAACCTATGTTCACTAAACATTTTTTCTAAAGTTTAAAAAGGTGTTTTAATCGTGAACCGATCTTTATTTTATGGAATTTTATTTTTTTGTGTATTCAATATCACATTCGCCGAAAATAACCATGAGCATCTCACCCCATCAATATCAAAATTATGTGAAAATAAATTATCCTTTTCAAGTAAAGATCTTCTATTAGATCTGACCAAAAAAGATGAGCACGGTCTAGGAAAAGGGGCAAAATACGCAATTAAGGCATTTGATAAATGGAGTGGTATTTCAGAGGTAAACAAAATACTTTCCTATTACAGAGAAAATCAATTAATTAGACCAGACAACTTCTGGGAAATGGCTCTTGTTGCCAATAAAGTTTCACCAGAAGTTTTTGAAATACCTGAGATCTATGGGCCAAATGTCCGCCCAAAAGAGTTCCAAGAAAATAGACTCACTAATATCCCTCAAGAAGGGCCTGCGATTTTAGACGGAAATCACATAAGTGGATTTAGAGAGGCCATTGTAACGGCCTACGCCGCCGTCTATGGGGCCGGTAGAAAAGATCTTAAAATTCTTGGTAATGAAATTCTTCATTACATCTTCCCTGAAATTAAAGACCAAGTCCTGGCCCTAAAAATAATCGGCCCTTCAAACGCTGAAACAAGAGCGCATAATGCCCATATAATGGAAGAGGCAAAACAATGGCTCAAAGATGGCCATGTCATTATGAGATATAGTGCCGGAACCGTTTCAAGGCTTACTTCAAACTTATCTCCTAGAGACTCCAAGGGAAACCTTTTAGAAATCGATACCCATGGTAGAATTATTGAAAAAAATGTTTCTATCTTAAAAAAAATAAATCATCTCGGAATCTTTGATCCTGAATGGAATGCTAGGCAAGGACAACTTATTTTAGACGCTCCAGAAGAAACTAAAATCATTCCCATTTATTCCCTTGGTAGAAATTCTAATGCTTTTTATTCTTATGGTATTTTGAATCCATTACTTAGAAAACTCCATCTTCCTGAAAATCTACTTGGGCTGGCCAGTCTTCCTAAGGAGTATTTAAAAAAAAGAAATACGACAGTTTCTCTTATATTAGGTACTCCAATTTCGGCCAAAAAATTTAAAGGAATGGGCCCACAGAAAGTTATTAACTATCTTTATACCAAAACATACCTGCATGCTCCTCAGAAAAAATTTGATTTAAATACGCAAAGAATGAAGAATCCATTCAAAAAATGGTCGACTCAACTCAAACAAAGAAAAAGAATTCTTCCTCCTTTAGACCATAATGTTTTAAGTAGTGAGTTTGATAGACTAATGGATATGAACGTCAAAATTTATGCTCAAAAAAAAGGGTTTGTTTCAACTATTGTTAGAGGAAAAGATCTTACGCCTGAATTCATGTATCAATTGGGACTTTTTAGAAATCATGCATTTCAAACAGTCAATGAGGGGAGTAAGAACGTCTCAGATATTGATGAGTTCGATCAAGAATATTTCCAACAAATTATTTGGGACATTGAAAAAAAACAACCAGCAGCAGTTTCAAGGTTAGTTAATACAAGTGAGTTTATTGAAAGAGGCGAACAGTACTATACCATGAAACTCTTTGGAATTGATCCCAAACTTCATGAATATTTACCAGGAGATGTTCTTGACGTCGGCCGTACTGCCATTGGGATAGAGTACAGAAATGGAAAATCTTCGGTAGGTCTTTTAGATCTTAATTTTAAATCGATCGCTGCATTTTTATATGAAAATCCAAGTATTATTCACGCGGTTGGATGTGTTAGTTTTAGTAGCTCTTATTCACCTGTTGCCTTACAG
Protein-coding regions in this window:
- a CDS encoding GNAT family N-acetyltransferase, which encodes MNRSLFYGILFFCVFNITFAENNHEHLTPSISKLCENKLSFSSKDLLLDLTKKDEHGLGKGAKYAIKAFDKWSGISEVNKILSYYRENQLIRPDNFWEMALVANKVSPEVFEIPEIYGPNVRPKEFQENRLTNIPQEGPAILDGNHISGFREAIVTAYAAVYGAGRKDLKILGNEILHYIFPEIKDQVLALKIIGPSNAETRAHNAHIMEEAKQWLKDGHVIMRYSAGTVSRLTSNLSPRDSKGNLLEIDTHGRIIEKNVSILKKINHLGIFDPEWNARQGQLILDAPEETKIIPIYSLGRNSNAFYSYGILNPLLRKLHLPENLLGLASLPKEYLKKRNTTVSLILGTPISAKKFKGMGPQKVINYLYTKTYLHAPQKKFDLNTQRMKNPFKKWSTQLKQRKRILPPLDHNVLSSEFDRLMDMNVKIYAQKKGFVSTIVRGKDLTPEFMYQLGLFRNHAFQTVNEGSKNVSDIDEFDQEYFQQIIWDIEKKQPAAVSRLVNTSEFIERGEQYYTMKLFGIDPKLHEYLPGDVLDVGRTAIGIEYRNGKSSVGLLDLNFKSIAAFLYENPSIIHAVGCVSFSSSYSPVALQISEKFLTREFGPKDVKIKSFVHPPNPYTKTFKYLSSEVINEYIDGEINGLSEKLEKLHPYSDTIKHIQLTQPNIKPELVYPPSLVRPYIVKFNTDIVAASMDKSFGSLDFLVLTDLRTFTDKDWKKLFGPDKSVDDYRIWQKSYLSN